CGGCTTGAGTGGCATCGAGGTCGCTTGTGTGCGTTTTGGCAATGTGCTCGGTTCTGTCGGCTCTGTGATTCCGATGTTCAGGCAGCAAATCTCCAAAGGCGGGCCGATTACGATCACAACCGCCGAAATGACGCGGTTCTTCATGACGATTCCGCAGGCGGTTGCCTTGACCCTTGCAACAGCGGAGCGCATGGTCGGGCACGAAGTTTTTGTGCTCAAAATGGACGTTGCGCGCATCTTGGACATTGCCGAGGTGATGATTGCCGAGGTGGCGCCACAGTATGGCTTTCGTCCAGAGGACATCCAAATCGAATACATCGGCAAACGCGCAGGCGAAAAGATCCACGAATACCTTTTTACCGAAGACGAAGCCCCGCACATCACGGTGATGGATGACATGTTTGTGATTCGCAGTTCGCCGTTTGATCCGCTGAAGGTAGAAAACGACAACTACCAAGAAATTATGGAATTGGGCATGGGTCGCCTGATCGACAAAACGGAAATCAAAACGATTCTGACGAACTGCGGACTGCTGTGAAACTAAAGGATCGCTTCAACAAGAATCTTGTGATCCGCACTTTGAGGCGAAGTGCACGTTTGTTGACCCCTGTTGAGTCGAAGCGGGCCATGAAGATGGCGATTTACTCCATTATCAGCGTTTTCATCGACGTCGCGGGATTATCGATGTTGATTCCCGTGATGATGGCTGCCAATGATCCAAGTTTGGTGACCGGGCCTGTTCAAAATGAGGTGGCTGTAACCATACATCCCGATTCGCCACTTCCGGACGAAGATTTAGTCTTTGTGTTTCCGAAAAAGCTAGCGCTTACGATTCACCCCGACACCACAAGTATCGGACCGATTGCGCTTGATTACCGGAAACCAAAGTCCAATACAGCCGGAGTCAACCCATCCGTCAGCAGTTCTTTGCCATCCGATACCAATCTGCTACGCAAATTGTATCTCGCCCTCGGATTCAAAACCTATGAATCCTACATGCTCTTTTTAGCAGTATTGGTCTTGGTTGTTTTCCTCATCAAAAACAGCATCACGCTGTTTGTCGGCTATTTGCAATCCAAGTTTGCCTACGATGTTGCCACAAACCTTGCCCGCAGGCAATACATGAAGTATTACAACCGCGGCTATACCTACTTCAAGGAAACCAACAGTGCCGATATCGTCAACAATATCATCAACATCCCGGTCTTTTACGTGGGAGGGGTGCTCATTTCCTTGATCAACTTCCTGACGGAGATCGCCGTTTTGTTACTGATCATCATCGGGATTGCAATCGTGGACATCAAACTTTTTGGTGCCTTGTTAGTGGTGTTGGTTCCCAGTGGTTTTGCGATTTACGGACTCACAAAAAACCAGCTGTATGCCATTGGGCAAGAACAATTGCGGCTTGGGGCCATTACCTTTTCCAGAATCAACCAAGCAATATTTGGGTTTGTCGATGTGCGCCTGACCAACAAGGAAACTCATTTTTTGGAGGCCTACGAAAAAGAACAGATTTCCCTTAACGAATCCTTCAAAATCAAGCATACGATCACCATGGTGCCAAGTCGCGCTTTGGAAGTGATTGCCGTGCTCGGCATACTTGTGATCTTTTCCTATGCCTTTTTCTTCGGGGAAGGCTCCAACACCATTTTCGAATTTGTGGCCATTTTTGCTGCTGCTGCTTTCCGGGTACTTCCTTCGATGAACCGCAGCCTTGCCGCGCTGATGGGCATCAAAGGGCAAATGTTTTCCATGGAAGTGCTGGAGGAGGGCGAATTGCCCACCAAAATGGATAAGATGGATGTCCATCCAATGGATTACAACACAAGTATCGAATTCCGAGACGTGAGCTTCACGTTTAAAGGTGCTGAGAAACCTGCCCTTTCAAAGGTCAATTTCACCGTTAAAAAAGGCGAGAAGATTGGCATCATCGGCGAATCAGGTTCAGGCAAGACCACTTTGATGAACCTCCTGTTGCGCTTTTTGCGTGAAGATGATGGCGGAATCTACGTCGATGGCAAAAAAATCGAATACGAAGACATCGCTTCTTGGCGGGCCAAAGTGGGTTACGTTCAGCAACAGGTCTTTTTGATCGATGACACACTCAAACAAAACGTAGCTTTTGGAGAAAATCCCCTGGAAATTGATGAAGAAAGGCTGAAAATGGCCCTTGAACAGGCGAGCCTGACGGAGTTTGTCAGCACCCTTCCTCATGGTTGGGATACGCAAGTCGGCGAAATGGGCGCGCGGTTAAGCGGAGGTCAGCGTCAGCGCATCGGGATTGCACGCGCACTTTATTATCAAAGCAACGTTCTGATTTTTGACGAGGCTACGAGTGCCTTGGACACAGAAACGGAAAATATGATCACGGAATCGATCCAAGCGTTGCAGCTGGACAAAACCGTATTTGTCATTGCACACCGACTTACCACCCTCCGCAACTGTGACCGTATCCTTGAGCTCAAGGACGGAAAGTTGCTGAATGAATGGACCTATGCGGGGCTGGTTCAAGAGAAAATGCTGAAGTAACCTCAAGTTCATGGCGATACTGGTCACAATTTGCGCTCGCGGTGGATCAAAAGGCATTCCAGGAAAAAACCTGCGAATGCTTGCAGGAAAACCCCTGATTGCCCATACAATCGCGACCGCACAGGCTTATCAGGCTGCATTCGGAAATGTGACCATCGCACTGTCCACAGACGATCTGGCAATCAAGGAAGCTGCTGCCGCAGCTGGACTTGTTACCGATTACCTGCGTCCTGAGTCCTTGGCAGGAGACCATGCAGGTAAGGTGGAAACCATCGCCCACTTACTGGAATATGAGGAAAATCGGTTGAATTGCACTTTTGAATACCTGCTGGATCTTGACGTCACTTCCCCCCTTCGAAATCTCAAGGATTTACAGGATGCATTTTCAGTAATCGAAGCAAACCCGGAAGCCGTGAACCTGTTTTCTGTGAGTCCCGCCAACCGAAGCCCGTATTTTAACATGGTGGAACAAAAGGAAAACGGGTTCTTTGCACAGGTCAAGCAACCAGAAGGTATGCTGCTAACCCGCCAATCCGCGCCAAAAGTATACGACCTCAATGCTTCATTTTACTTCTATCGCCGTGAATTTTTCCGACTTGGTTACAAAGGTGCGATCACAGACCGTAGCTTGATTTATGTCGTCCCCCATCTTTGTTTTGACCTTGATCACCCCATCGATTTTGAAATACTCTCGCTGTTGATCGCCAACGACAAACTTGATTTCGAGTTATGAAGGCACTTCTCGTTGGATTGGGCTCGATCGGGAAACGGCATGTTGCTGCGCTATTTTCCATCCATCCAGATTGCCGCATTTTTGCCTTGCGCTCGCAGCCAGATTCGGAAGCTTATCCTGGCGTCACCAACATTACTTCATTGTCGGAATTGCCTGACGAAGGAGTTG
The DNA window shown above is from Bacteroidota bacterium and carries:
- a CDS encoding acylneuraminate cytidylyltransferase family protein — protein: MAILVTICARGGSKGIPGKNLRMLAGKPLIAHTIATAQAYQAAFGNVTIALSTDDLAIKEAAAAAGLVTDYLRPESLAGDHAGKVETIAHLLEYEENRLNCTFEYLLDLDVTSPLRNLKDLQDAFSVIEANPEAVNLFSVSPANRSPYFNMVEQKENGFFAQVKQPEGMLLTRQSAPKVYDLNASFYFYRREFFRLGYKGAITDRSLIYVVPHLCFDLDHPIDFEILSLLIANDKLDFEL
- a CDS encoding polysaccharide biosynthesis protein, translated to MNIFEGKVILVTGGCGSIGSEIVRQLLRCSPSRVRVLDNDESGHWRLSQELDTPILRNLVGDVRDRDRVARAMEGVDIVFHAAALKHVPLCEYNPFEAVSTNVVGTQNVIDAAISHGVKKFIGISTDKAVNPINTMGATKLLSERLIVNAPIGLSGIEVACVRFGNVLGSVGSVIPMFRQQISKGGPITITTAEMTRFFMTIPQAVALTLATAERMVGHEVFVLKMDVARILDIAEVMIAEVAPQYGFRPEDIQIEYIGKRAGEKIHEYLFTEDEAPHITVMDDMFVIRSSPFDPLKVENDNYQEIMELGMGRLIDKTEIKTILTNCGLL
- a CDS encoding ABC transporter ATP-binding protein/permease codes for the protein MKLKDRFNKNLVIRTLRRSARLLTPVESKRAMKMAIYSIISVFIDVAGLSMLIPVMMAANDPSLVTGPVQNEVAVTIHPDSPLPDEDLVFVFPKKLALTIHPDTTSIGPIALDYRKPKSNTAGVNPSVSSSLPSDTNLLRKLYLALGFKTYESYMLFLAVLVLVVFLIKNSITLFVGYLQSKFAYDVATNLARRQYMKYYNRGYTYFKETNSADIVNNIINIPVFYVGGVLISLINFLTEIAVLLLIIIGIAIVDIKLFGALLVVLVPSGFAIYGLTKNQLYAIGQEQLRLGAITFSRINQAIFGFVDVRLTNKETHFLEAYEKEQISLNESFKIKHTITMVPSRALEVIAVLGILVIFSYAFFFGEGSNTIFEFVAIFAAAAFRVLPSMNRSLAALMGIKGQMFSMEVLEEGELPTKMDKMDVHPMDYNTSIEFRDVSFTFKGAEKPALSKVNFTVKKGEKIGIIGESGSGKTTLMNLLLRFLREDDGGIYVDGKKIEYEDIASWRAKVGYVQQQVFLIDDTLKQNVAFGENPLEIDEERLKMALEQASLTEFVSTLPHGWDTQVGEMGARLSGGQRQRIGIARALYYQSNVLIFDEATSALDTETENMITESIQALQLDKTVFVIAHRLTTLRNCDRILELKDGKLLNEWTYAGLVQEKMLK